The genomic window TTGTAATGACCTATAAATTTAAGCTACTTGGACCTTAAACACATGCAGTTAACATGTGTAGCTTCATTCCAGCTTCTCTTAAGGTGAAGTTAACAGCATCATTAACTCGTAGAGAAGAAATTGTCATCAGGTTTATCAGAATTTTTCACTCCACTCCCATCCAGTAGCATGTAAACgacaaaaaagcagttttaaattccATTGCAGACTAATCATCAGATTAcgatatatatataagtattttCCTCTGCTTGAAattgttgtatgtatgtgtatgtatgcatctATACGTCTATGTTTTAGAGGCACATATAATGCACAGTGGAAACAAATTTCCTCATGAGGACAATCAATACCTATCACCCTGtctttagcatgctaacacgctaaactaagatagtcattgtcattgtgagcatattagcattaaGCTGAATGGACCcctgtgcctaagtacagcctcacagagcagttagcatagctgtagactcttgaGGTTGTTGAGTCTTGTAACATTGATTGGCCAGTGTGTCATATTTGATGACACATTGGCCAATGCATGAATGTTTCTGACTGCTATTGCTGTGCAGAGCAAAATGACATATATGTCACTACGCAGAATTCAATCCActtgtatttttgcacattttgcacAGAGGTCCTAAATGAAAACACcagaaaactggaaaaaaaaatgtttccagctgcttTGTTTAATACTACCATTATTTTCTTGCAGGTTCAAAATAACAATGTTGCTCCAATCTACATCATCAACCTCCTCATCTCTGACCTCATTCAGCTCTGCTACATGATCTTCTTAGTGGCAAAACGTGAGGACGGGGAGATAAATGGAATCTTCCCTTATATTTACGACTTTAGTGTGATGGCCAGCGTTGGCTTCATGGTCTGTATCGCCCTGGAAAGGTAGCTATCTGTCTATCCTGTATGTTTTTAGCTACTTCCATGTGTATGACCATTATATTACCGTATAAATCTGAAGCTCCTCAAAGTCAGGAATATTCTGTATCTGATGATAGACTGTGTATCTTGTGttacaggtatttggtcatcGCATGGCCACTGTGGTACCACGTCAGAAGCACCATCAAGATCTCTCTTCTGGTCTGTGTTGTGGTCTGGACCCTTCCTCTTCTTTATGTcctccctgtctatttctgGGTTAAATCTAAGGTGACAGAAACTATTTTCGCTTTCTTCCTCCTCGTTCCTTTCCCACTGTTCATATTCTTCCTGGGTGGGACCCTCAAATCGCTGTCTGCTGCCATCTTGGTCTCCTCTGATGAAAAACGACGAATTATGGGAATGTTGGTCCTGGTGCTGCTCATCTACACGATGCTGTTTCTACCCAACATCATCTGGTACCTGGCAGAAGAAGCCAGATATAATGATACCTTCAGCAACCTTAGTGTAATGCTTCTTAGGTCCAGTCCTCTTGCAGACTTGATGTTTAGGAAAGAGGCAATAGACAAGCTTTTGGCCTTTCTGCGTTGTTGCAGAATGGACAGTGATGATAACAGCAGATCATCATCATGAAagacaacaacatgtacacagtcAGCTCCAtgcaggcagagaaagagggagaaagaaaaggatgaaaacagacagagaaatgaaggcaaataaaaaggaaagagacaAGACTCACTGTGCTCTATCGATACTATTTCCAATAAGACACCTAACAGTAGTGTCACCTAGCAGTGAGGACAACaggtgtgaaaaacaaaaatagtaaTTTATTTACAACTTCATTTGGAATGAACAAATAatcattcaaaatacaaaaataggaaaaatagaaaatagaattTCAAAAATAAGGGCACTTTAACTTAAATTGATGTGAACGAAACAAACATCAACTTAAGACTGAGCATAACTGACCTGACTAATGACACTAAGGGAGGGTTTATAGACAAAGGCTAGACTACACAGATACACAGGTGGGCAGGAATAACCATTTAAGTCTGTACTACAAATTAACCTCAATACaaacaaagatttaaatcaaGAAAGTATTTACAGCCAGTCTAACCGTCAAACAACAAAACTTAGATCATGTCCACACtaatatacataaacatttgtaaatatatgtttttctctctgtccagaCTAAAACAGCTTTTCCAAAAATGGGCTCCagagtgtaaatgtgaaaactcCAGCTTGGTGTTGTGGTGTCTACAAGGAATATGGAGCTTTGTAGAAATGCTGACATATCGCTGACAAAACAGATGGAAAGTAGAGTAGCACGTTATTTtagtggaggaggaagaagaagaaacaaatttAGCTGGCTTAATGTAGACATAGTCATAAAGTCCCACAGTAATTTGATTTAACTGGATCCTGAAGGGCAGACTCACCTCTGGCACAACCAGTCGGCCtcttccacttcctgtctgtcacagTACAAGAGGCCACCTTAACTGTTGCTGCATCTTTTGGccagagagcagaaacacagaacaTAATTGAAAGCAAATAAGAGgtttaatgacaaaatgttaactaaaatgcacttaaactagcaaacaaaaataaataaagtgttgcTGTATGACAACAAAAGACTTTGTGCCACTTCATTAGTTGAAATCTTTGTGTTAACTATGCTAAAGGAAAACTACTAACACTGTTTGTTGTCAGCCAGTGGTGTGACCATCACAagtagatgaaaaaaatcattgttttgattatgtTGTGAGAGAAGTGGTTAGTGGGAAATGTTTGTCCATGCAGGTTAACTTTTTCTGGTTCATTGTTAGGGCTTCAACAAATGtgcattaaacatgtttttatttgttttttagctGGAAGTTGATGTCTATCATTATTATCCTCTGAAGGGGACATAGCATGctctttgtgattttctgtcatttatattcataatttaagtctgccaaggggcagcttcctggagctggccaatcagaacagagtggggtCATTgagggggggccttaaagagacaggagctaaaacggcctgtttcagacagaggctgaactgaggggctgcataaaggggcAGTATACGATAaatagggatttttttttattgtaagtcatgaaaaaatattcctgtagagccccagaaaagaaatatagacctggaaatctGCATGTTATGTCACTTTTAATTAAAGAAGCAAACAAGATATTATTAGTTGATCAACTGAGCTGTTCAACACCATGATCACCCTGTTATTATAGCTGCCACTCCGTCTTATTTCTACAGGGAGATCATCATATCAAGTCTATagactttcttcttctttagccTCTCATACACATTATAATATGTTACTTTTTTTCCTACTTATAACTATGCATGTCTATTATTGTGTGTGGGGGGTATTTTTATGCATAAAAGTTAAACAAcatatgatttatttcttttgatttaATGTAAGTTATATTCTAGGGGGTTTTGTGGTCGGCATGCTATGGCTTGACAATATAGATACAATCTTATATCACAGTACTTTTATAAGACATTGTAAATGTCATggaaattcaataaaaaatatgtttctggacaaaaatgaaaatgtttgcttttgacTAACTCTGTGAATTAAAACtgacaaatcaacaaaatctcTGCTGGTTGTTTCTTGTGTATATCATCATATAGCCCAACTCTACTGTTGTGTAATATACCATGGAGgcattttgcttctttttttttcaaattgtattttaagGTTTTCTCTCTGACTTTTTAGGCATTACTGTGATTGAATTTCATCAACTCTGCACACTTTATGTGCTTTGCAATGAAAAAACTAAAGAGGTTTTGGCTAACCTGAAGGATAAAAACTCATTTACAGCAACAAACAGGCCTAATTGTCTGCTcgtatgaaaaaaaataaatctaaaaagcCAAAAGCAGAACAGACTAATATGAGATACATGACATATTTCCATCCAGCCTGAATGATACCTTCATATAACTGATTAGCTGTATAGGTTAAAAGGTTATGGAGTGAGTTATCCTATGACCAGCTTCTGCAATAttacactgtataaaatgttgCTCAGTAGGTCCAAGTGGACGAGATAAGACTTGTATCTGTACCAGTTTTGTTTGAGTATCTCTTGTAGTTTACGttcatatttgcatttattcatgtgggagacacttttatccaaagtgacaaATGAGGTACATGGAAAAGTTCAACCCTACATGTTTTTCACAGTCTATACAGTGAGAAGgtgaaaaacaggaaactgcTGCAATGACTGAGTGACAGCTTAACAAGCTCTGCAAAACTTTGAGGCTGTTAACCAACAGCTTTCAAACTTTTAACTGAAACAATTGAAAATATGAAGCTTAAATATGAGCTTGGCAATACCTTAATGCCAGTTAAGGTGGTTTGTGCATCCAAATCAGAATCagggtctgttttttttagtcaagtatgcagcatacaaagaatgggtcttggtgtttgctcccacaaacaaaacacagaagaataaataataaaaatagagcaAGAGTAAggtaataatgaaataatgtaaataatattaaaaaataatttgaaatttgaaatctatttacagaatagAATTATAATAGTAATGAAATGgcatataaaacttgaaatgagtgaatgaaatATATGATAGTGACAAgtgca from Thunnus maccoyii chromosome 14, fThuMac1.1, whole genome shotgun sequence includes these protein-coding regions:
- the LOC121911777 gene encoding G-protein coupled receptor 4-like isoform X5 gives rise to the protein MCSFIPASLKVQNNNVAPIYIINLLISDLIQLCYMIFLVAKREDGEINGIFPYIYDFSVMASVGFMVCIALERYLVIAWPLWYHVRSTIKISLLVCVVVWTLPLLYVLPVYFWVKSKVTETIFAFFLLVPFPLFIFFLGGTLKSLSAAILVSSDEKRRIMGMLVLVLLIYTMLFLPNIIWYLAEEARYNDTFSNLSVMLLRSSPLADLMFRKEAIDKLLAFLRCCRMDSDDNSRSSS
- the LOC121911777 gene encoding G-protein coupled receptor 4-like isoform X2 — protein: MEDFYIDTSQMESNEYSNVTSDYDDHNYTYYGHNYTYYGYNYTNYHNNDWSSDFNHAKHIMNLVTCVIISFGLPLTLVAIYSLYSQVQNNNVAPIYIINLLISDLIQLCYMIFLVAKREDGEINGIFPYIYDFSVMASVGFMVCIALERYLVIAWPLWYHVRSTIKISLLVCVVVWTLPLLYVLPVYFWVKSKVTETIFAFFLLVPFPLFIFFLGGTLKSLSAAILVSSDEKRRIMGMLVLVLLIYTMLFLPNIIWYLAEEARYNDTFSNLSVMLLRSSPLADLMFRKEAIDKLLAFLRCCRMDSDDNSRSSS